The proteins below come from a single Aegilops tauschii subsp. strangulata cultivar AL8/78 chromosome 6, Aet v6.0, whole genome shotgun sequence genomic window:
- the LOC109742649 gene encoding uncharacterized protein — protein MSKKNSLSKRKKQHEFDLQREKKAKEEQAKKLQAKKSKMKIDGSEKKKKGSSFKVGKKKVKTKLSALGKAKAAQAMELDN, from the exons ATGTCGAAGAAGAACAGCCTCTCCAAGCGGAAGAAGCAGCACGAGTTCGACCTCCAGA gggagaagaaggccaaggaggaGCAGGCCAAGAAGCTGCAGGCCAAGAAGTCCAAGATGAAG ATTGATGGAagcgagaagaagaagaagggcagcAGCTTCAAGGTCGGCAAGAAGAAGGTGAAGACAAAGCTCTCAGCCCTGGGAAAAGCCAAGGCCGCGCAAGCCATGGAGCTCGACAACTGA
- the LOC109742427 gene encoding uncharacterized protein, with protein sequence MDGRESTATSGPNYSPFYVQHRGMGPPGGVPGGGLHAPPAAGYRQQQLDAVSGGYAFHQPPFGAPAHIGQQAYHQNHVEASQHMAQQHGAGGGGSQHMTQHSVGGGGGSQHMAPHGAGGGGGSQHMPQHSGGSGGGGGSQHMAQHSAGGGGGGGSQHMVQHNAGGGADGGMDIGMGVVAVSGDAKGDRGGEAGQDEQVKKKRGRPRKYKPDGSVTLGLSPSPSTPHSSSPGMGAMVTTPGSGFGPGTGSGGSGSGALTEKRGRGRPPGSGKMQQLASLGKWFLGSVGTGFTPHVIIISAGEDVAARIMSFSQQGPRAICIISATGAVSTATLHQDSDSGAVTYEGRFEILCLSGSYLVVEEGGTRTRSGGLCIALCGPDHRVIGGSVSGVLTAAGTVQVIVGSFMYGGGSKKNKGKADQDVENEEQNGGGGGEETPTLALPEHPHNMPPHPMSGWPPGLMNQMDLRSSPMYGSLSKQNQTKAEQEMEERNGGGAGGEEPLAMAHPEDDMDPEHNMNMPPPRPMGGWQPGLMRQMDSRSSSIDINSIRE encoded by the exons ATGGATGGGAGGGAGTCGACCGCGACGTCGGGGCCCAACTACTCGCCCTTCTATGTGCAGCACCGGGGCATGGGCCCGCCGGGGGGAGTCCCCGGCGGCGGCCTCCAcgccccgcccgccgccgggtacCGGCAGCAGCAGCTTGATGCCGTCTCGGGCGGGTACGCGTTCCATCAGCCGCCCTTTGGGGCCCCCGCCCACATTGGGCAGCAGGCTTACCACCAGAACCATGTTGAGGCGTCGCAGCATATGGCGCAGCAGCACGGCGCCGGGGGCGGCGGTTCGCAGCATATGACGCAGCACAGCGTCGGTGGCGGTGGCGGGTCGCAGCATATGGCGCCGCACGGCGCTGGCGGTGGCGGTGGCTCACAGCATATGCCGCAGCACAGCGGTGGTAGCGGTGGCGGTGGTGGCTCACAGCATATGGCGCAGCACAGCgctggcggcggtggcggtggtggcTCACAGCATATGGTGCAGCACAACGCTGGTGGCGGTGCCGACGGGGGCATGGACATTGGCATGGGTGTTGTGGCCGTGAGCGGTGATGCTAAAGGGGATCGGGGGGGCGAGGCTGGCCAGGATGAGCAGGTGAAGAAAAAGCGCGGGAGGCCAAGGAAGTATAAGCCTGATGGGTCGGTGACGTTGGGGCTCTCGCCATCTCCATCCACGCCTCATTCGTCGAGCCCAGGAATGGGCGCGATGGTTACCACACCTGGCTCAGGATTTGGGCCGGGGACAGGGTCAGGGGGTTCTGGTTCAGGCGCACTGACGGAGAAACGTGGCAGAGGGCGGCCACCTGGGTCCGGGAAGATGCAGCAGCTGGCTTCGCTTG GAAAATGGTTTCTTGGCTCTGTTGGAACAGGGTTTACTCCTCACGTGATTATTATTTCAGCCGGAGAG GATGTTGCCGCCAGAATAATGTCCTTCTCACAACAAGGCCCAAGAGCTATTTGCATCATCTCAGCAACAGGGGCTGTCTCCACGGCAACCCTTCATCAGGATTCAGACTCCGGTGCGGTGACATATGAG GGTCGATTTGAAATCCTGTGTCTTTCTGGATCATATTTGGTGGTAGAAGAAGGTGGTACCCGCACTCGAAGTGGAGGCCTTTGCATAGCTTTGTGTGGCCCTGACCACAGGGTTATCGGTGGGAGTGTTAGTGGAGTCCTGACAGCAGCTGGAACTGTTCAG GTGATAGTGGGAAGCTTCATGTACGGTGGCGGGTCAAAGAAGAACAAAGGCAAAGCGGACCAAGACGTGGAGAACGAAGAGCAgaacggtggcggcggcggggaagagaCTCCCACGTTGGCGCTGCCGGAGCACCCCCACAACATGCCGCCCCACCCGATGAGCGGATGGCCGCCCGGCCTGATGAACCAGATGGACCTGAGATCGTCTCCCATGTACGGCAGCTTGTCAAAGCAAAACCAGACCAAAGCGGAGCAAGAAATGGAGGAGCGCAAcggtggcggcgccggcggcgaagAGCCCCTTGCAATGGCGCATCCGGAGGACGACATGGACCCCGAGCATAACATGAACatgccgccgccccgccccatGGGCGGGTGGCAGCCCGGCCTGATGCGGCAGATGGACTCGAGGTCCTCCAGCATCGACATCAACTCGATCCGCGAGTAG
- the LOC141026244 gene encoding uncharacterized protein, translated as MTDATATESSLHQLGMKVATAPSMTPESKGKSMPRRPRGDGSALIIDMEAARKAIGGSRVVGRLLSPFQVNPQVIVDELRACSAWRLHGTVTVQDVASEDGRFVLNFSAEEDRRFILKAQPWHHKRDGVIFAEFDGKGNPAEVDLGVMPIWVQVRDLDFELKTERMGWTLGEQIGDVIAVSHRDHLIVEKYLRIRVEIPLHEPLKTRVEFTPLGSSESVKYDVRYEKLPLYCECCGIVGHT; from the coding sequence ATGACGGATGCCACGGCTACTGAATCCTCTCTCCACCAGCTGGGGATGAAGGTGGCCACTGCCCCTTCCATGACCCCTGAGAGTAAGGGGAAGTCGATGCCGAGGCGCCCCCGTGGCGATGGCTCGGCTCTGATTATCGACATGGAGGCCGCGCGGAAGGCTATCGGTGGATCACGGGTGGTGGGGCGGCTTCTTTCGCCCTTCCAAGTGAACCCGCAGGTCATCGTCGATGAGCTTCGGGCTTGTTCAGCATGGAGGCTGCACGGAACGGTCACAGTTCAAGATGTGGCCAGCGAGGACGGGAGGTTCGTCCTGAACTTTTCCGCCGAGGAGGACCGGCGGTTCATTTTGAAGGCCCAGCCATGGCACCATAAGCGTGATGGAGTCATCTTCGCCGAGTTCGACGGCAAGGGAAACCCAGCAGAGGTTGACCTTGGCGTAATGCCAATATGGGTGCAGGTTCGTGATCTAGATTTTGAACTCAAAACTGAGCGCATGGGCTGGACTTTAGGAGAACAAATTGGGGATGTGATTGCTGTTTCCCATAGAGATCACTTAATTGTAGAGAAATATCTGCGTATAAGGGTGGAAATCCCTCTGCATGAACCTCTTAAGACAAGAGTAGAATTCACTCCTTTGGGTAGTTCTGAGAGTGTTAAGTATGATGTTAGATATGAGAAACTTCCTTTGTACTGTGAGTGCTGTGGGATTGTAGGACATACCTGA